In Phoenix dactylifera cultivar Barhee BC4 chromosome 11, palm_55x_up_171113_PBpolish2nd_filt_p, whole genome shotgun sequence, the following are encoded in one genomic region:
- the LOC103710515 gene encoding protein kinase PINOID-like — protein sequence MIDLPPDSDSEIGSETLNSSQSSMSGGSCDRSSSVSRLSFDAAAAPATDSSGGQRPCSPSGLATKPHRSSDPAWAAIRSRLPARLGARDFKLIRRIGSGDLGTVYLCRLREEPRCPEAAPACEYAIKVVDKLALGKKNKLERAATEKRILRVLDHPFLPTLYADFDASPHFSCVVMEYCSGGDLHTLRHRQPGLRFSVTAARFYAAEVLLALEYLHMLGIVYRDLKPENILIRSDGHIMLSDFDLSLQSTASPTVEPLDPTAPADPSCLPHRLFHTRKPPASLPDRRFVAEPVAARSCSFVGTHEYVAPEVASGLSHGSAVDWWAYGVFLYELLYGRTPFAGPTNEATLRSIVKQPLAFPAARGPADSTARDLISGLLVKDPAFRLGSKGGAADVKAHPFFEGLNLALLRSYRPPVIPGPAGAKPCRERLEPARFDYF from the exons ATGATCGATCTGCCGCCGGATTCCGACAGCGAGATCGGTTCCGAAACACTAAATTCCAGCCAGAGCTCCATGAGCGGCGGGAGCTGCGACCGCAGCAGTAGCGTCTCCCGCCTCTCCTTCGACGCCGCCGCCGCGCCGGCGACCGACTCGTCCGGCGGCCAACGCCCCTGCTCGCCCTCCGGGCTGGCCACGAAGCCCCACCGCTCGTCGGACCCCGCGTGGGCGGCGATCCGGTCGCGGCTCCCGGCCCGGCTCGGTGCCCGGGATTTCAAGCTGATACGCCGGATCGGGAGCGGCGACCTCGGGACCGTCTACCTATGCCGGCTCCGGGAGGAGCCACGGTGCCCGGAGGCAGCGCCGGCTTGCGAGTACGCGATAAAGGTGGTGGACAAGCTGGCGCTGGGGAAGAAGAATAAGCTGGAGAGGGCGGCGACGGAGAAGAGGATTCTGAGGGTTCTCGACCACCCTTTTCTGCCAACTTTGTACGCCGACTTCGACGCCTCGCCGCATTTCTCGTGCGTGGTGATGGAGTACTGCAGCGGCGGCGATCTCCACACCCTTCGCCACCGCCAGCCCGGCCTCCGCTTCTCCGTTACCGCCGCCAG GTTTTACGCGGCGGAAGTACTGCTGGCCTTGGAGTACCTCCACATGCTGGGAATCGTGTACCGCGACCTCAAGCCCGAGAACATCCTCATCCGATCCGACGGCCACATCATGCTCTCCGACTTCGACCTCTCCCTCCAGTCCACCGCATCCCCCACGGTCGAACCGCTGGACCCCACCGCCCCCGCCGACCCCTCCTGCCTCCCCCACCGCCTCTTCCATACCCGCAAGCCGCCCGCTTCTCTCCCGGACCGCCGATTCGTGGCCGAGCCGGTCGCCGCCCGGTCCTGCTCCTTCGTCGGGACCCACGAGTACGTCGCCCCCGAGGTCGCCTCCGGCCTGTCCCACGGCAGCGCCGTCGACTGGTGGGCCTACGGCGTCTTCCTCTACGAGCTCCTCTACGGCCGCACCCCCTTCGCCGGGCCCACCAACGAAGCCACCCTCCGCAGCATCGTCAAGCAGCCCCTCGCCTTCCCCGCGGCCAGGGGCCCGGCCGACTCTACCGCCCGGGATCTCATCTCCGGTCTGCTCGTCAAGGACCCGGCCTTCCGTCTCGGTTCGAAAGGGGGAGCTGCCGACGTCAAAGCCCATCCGTTCTTCGAAGGCCTGAACCTGGCTCTCCTCCGCTCCTATCGGCCTCCGGTGATTCCCGGTCCAGCCGGGGCCAAACCGTGCCGCGAGCGTCTGGAGCCGGCCCGGTTCGACTATTTCTAA